A genomic segment from Sorangium aterium encodes:
- a CDS encoding general secretion pathway protein GspK — protein MVLGAITVLTVFLTELQEETSTELSAALADRDALRAEYYAKSAVNLSRMLIASEPSVSTAIGPMLAIVGIKGKFQVPVWKFTDMFLGPFNAQLAAGEGSAAPPPEAAGEGSAAGKNLGLTGGGRFELKIVDEDSKINVNRAADDVGGISDQIAVGNQLLSLMSDAQYNALFEERDGDGQFSDRATICSALIDWADPGDQTFACDATSNAPSSTGAEDSFYQTVGLAYQRKNAPFDSIDELRLVRGMNDDFWATFVDPDPSNPDKRVLTVWGSRKQKVNVSSANALTLLRLTCTADFVDIATTTLCTDVNQQTAFLTVASLVQSMTGGLLFPTPKDYVDAMTQKAGSSLGGMLGQQFKAMGVEAVKFKPNVTKSLGNRTNFLSIYADGIVPGNKRETRVRVHAVVDLTGATPLSQSGNGGNGGNGGSGGSGGSGGSGGSGGAAPTPETYEQQVRSNPAGTIIYYRIE, from the coding sequence ATGGTGCTCGGCGCGATCACGGTGCTCACCGTGTTCCTGACCGAGCTCCAGGAGGAGACCTCGACCGAGCTCTCCGCGGCGCTCGCCGATCGCGACGCGCTGCGGGCCGAGTACTACGCGAAGAGCGCCGTGAACCTGTCGCGGATGCTCATCGCCTCCGAGCCGAGCGTCAGCACGGCGATCGGACCGATGCTCGCGATCGTCGGGATCAAGGGGAAGTTCCAGGTGCCGGTCTGGAAGTTCACCGACATGTTCCTCGGCCCCTTCAACGCGCAGCTCGCCGCGGGCGAGGGCAGCGCGGCGCCGCCCCCCGAGGCCGCGGGCGAGGGCAGCGCGGCGGGCAAGAACCTGGGGCTCACCGGCGGCGGCCGCTTCGAGCTCAAGATCGTCGACGAGGACTCGAAGATCAACGTCAACCGCGCAGCCGACGACGTGGGCGGCATCTCCGATCAGATCGCCGTGGGGAACCAGCTGCTCAGCCTGATGAGCGACGCGCAGTACAACGCGCTCTTCGAGGAGCGCGACGGAGACGGCCAGTTCTCGGACCGCGCGACCATCTGCAGCGCGCTCATCGACTGGGCCGACCCCGGCGACCAGACGTTCGCCTGCGACGCGACGTCGAACGCCCCGAGCTCCACCGGCGCAGAGGACAGCTTCTACCAGACGGTCGGCCTCGCCTATCAGCGCAAGAACGCCCCGTTCGACTCGATCGACGAGCTGCGGCTGGTCCGGGGCATGAACGACGACTTCTGGGCGACGTTCGTCGACCCGGATCCGAGCAACCCGGACAAGAGGGTCCTGACCGTCTGGGGCAGCCGGAAGCAGAAGGTGAACGTCTCGTCTGCGAACGCGCTGACGCTGCTCAGGCTCACGTGCACCGCCGATTTCGTGGATATCGCGACGACGACGCTCTGCACCGACGTGAACCAGCAGACGGCGTTCCTCACCGTGGCGTCGCTCGTGCAGAGCATGACCGGGGGGCTGCTCTTCCCCACACCGAAAGATTATGTCGATGCGATGACCCAGAAGGCGGGCAGCTCGCTCGGGGGGATGCTCGGGCAGCAGTTCAAGGCGATGGGCGTGGAAGCGGTGAAGTTCAAGCCGAACGTCACGAAGTCGCTCGGCAACAGGACCAACTTCCTGAGCATCTACGCCGATGGCATCGTCCCTGGAAACAAGCGTGAGACGCGCGTGCGCGTCCATGCGGTGGTCGACCTCACGGGGGCGACGCCGCTCAGCCAGAGCGGCAATGGCGGCAACGGTGGCAATGGCGGCAGCGGTGGCAGCGGTGGCAGCGGTGGCAGCGGTGGCAGCGGTGGCGCCGCTCCAACGCCGGAAACGTACGAGCAACAGGTACGATCGAACCCTGCCGGGACGATCATCTACTATCGCATCGAATAG
- a CDS encoding pilus assembly FimT family protein codes for MTRRRTRGLTLVEVLITVTVIALISGSVMLGMGAVTSARLKRSAALLAGAVRVAYAHANAKSKPVRLVFDFEERMIVLEESTGELLVERNDRAGGAAAATEAEKAATAEAEAILKGPRAPRPSFEPAKAYGFNPEKDRPGKELSSGVRFLQVETGHQDEPVTEGRAYLYFWPGGQTEHAAIQLSLGGGETEDAVMTVLVSPLTGKTELRKGKASMPRPRDDAEASEREDTGF; via the coding sequence ATGACACGCCGCCGGACGAGGGGACTCACGCTGGTCGAGGTGCTGATCACCGTCACGGTGATCGCGCTCATCAGCGGCTCGGTCATGCTCGGCATGGGCGCGGTCACGAGCGCGCGGCTGAAGCGCAGCGCGGCGCTGCTCGCGGGCGCCGTCCGGGTCGCGTACGCCCACGCGAACGCGAAGTCGAAGCCGGTGCGGCTGGTGTTCGATTTCGAGGAGCGGATGATCGTGCTCGAGGAGTCCACCGGCGAGCTCCTCGTCGAGCGGAACGACCGGGCCGGCGGCGCCGCCGCGGCGACGGAGGCCGAGAAGGCGGCCACGGCGGAGGCCGAGGCGATCCTGAAGGGGCCGCGCGCGCCGCGGCCGTCGTTCGAGCCGGCGAAGGCGTACGGCTTCAACCCCGAGAAGGACAGGCCCGGCAAGGAGCTGTCGAGCGGCGTGCGCTTCCTCCAGGTGGAGACCGGGCACCAGGACGAGCCCGTGACGGAGGGGCGGGCCTATCTCTACTTCTGGCCCGGAGGCCAGACCGAGCACGCCGCGATCCAGCTCAGCCTCGGCGGCGGGGAGACCGAGGACGCGGTGATGACGGTGCTCGTCTCGCCGCTGACCGGCAAGACGGAGCTCAGGAAGGGCAAGGCGAGCATGCCCAGGCCGCGCGACGACGCCGAGGCGTCCGAGCGCGAGGACACGGGGTTTTGA
- a CDS encoding type II secretion system protein GspJ, with product MTARRTSSLRGRRRSRAVTLLEVLVSVGILALIGTLIYGAFDGMSRARSGISRMGDRYHQGRAAIARISRELQTAFLSRHQPADKNIVARLTAFAGEDSSPADRVDFTAFAHRRLLRNAHESDQCEIGYFGARDPEHDRLDLVRREARTIDTEPTRGGVVNVLAEDIESFNLQYLDPITGEWVDSWDSTQPAAQLDRLPSQVWVTLVLNGGPGGQPIKFESKVPLPMQVPIAFGAN from the coding sequence GTGACGGCGCGAAGGACGAGCTCTCTCCGCGGGCGCCGCCGCTCGCGCGCGGTGACCCTCCTCGAGGTCCTCGTCTCGGTCGGCATCCTGGCGCTGATCGGGACGCTCATCTACGGCGCGTTCGACGGCATGAGCCGCGCGCGCTCGGGCATCTCGCGGATGGGCGATCGCTACCACCAGGGCCGCGCGGCGATCGCGCGCATCTCGCGCGAGCTCCAGACGGCGTTCCTGTCCAGGCACCAGCCGGCCGACAAGAACATCGTCGCGCGGCTCACCGCGTTCGCCGGCGAGGACTCGTCGCCCGCCGACCGCGTCGATTTCACCGCGTTCGCGCACCGGAGGCTCCTCCGGAACGCGCACGAGTCCGATCAGTGCGAGATCGGCTATTTCGGCGCGCGCGACCCGGAGCACGACAGGCTCGATCTCGTGCGGCGAGAGGCGAGGACCATCGACACCGAGCCGACGAGGGGCGGAGTCGTCAACGTGCTCGCCGAGGACATCGAGAGCTTCAACCTCCAGTACCTCGACCCGATCACCGGGGAGTGGGTCGACTCGTGGGACTCGACGCAGCCGGCGGCGCAGCTCGACCGGCTCCCCTCGCAGGTGTGGGTGACGCTGGTCCTGAACGGCGGGCCTGGCGGGCAGCCGATCAAGTTCGAGTCGAAGGTGCCACTCCCGATGCAGGTCCCCATCGCCTTCGGGGCCAACTGA
- a CDS encoding type IV pilus modification PilV family protein — protein sequence MRARGFTLLEVMVAVAILGLGLTAILSAQAGAFSAAAHARNLSLANGLARCKMTELEERLAKDGLPALDEADSGPCCEGDESPNIKCSWRIEKPEMPEPKYGDLDLDTNLEGLGALGKPGESSGTAAPSGNLDDLAQSLVGGGAGGGESAGGISGLLQPFVDMLAPTLQPIFEASARRVTVKLTWQQGSREHSFELVQWVTIPQMGQPDAGTGEGGGGP from the coding sequence ATGCGCGCCCGCGGCTTCACCCTGCTGGAAGTGATGGTGGCGGTGGCCATCCTCGGCCTCGGGCTGACGGCGATCCTCTCCGCGCAGGCCGGCGCCTTCTCGGCCGCGGCGCACGCGAGGAACCTCAGCCTCGCGAACGGGCTCGCGCGCTGCAAGATGACCGAGCTCGAGGAGCGGCTCGCCAAGGACGGCCTGCCGGCGCTCGACGAGGCCGACAGCGGGCCGTGCTGCGAGGGCGACGAGTCGCCCAACATCAAGTGCAGCTGGCGCATCGAGAAGCCCGAGATGCCCGAGCCCAAGTACGGCGATCTGGACCTCGACACCAACCTCGAGGGGCTCGGGGCGCTCGGCAAGCCGGGCGAGTCGAGCGGCACCGCGGCCCCGAGCGGCAACCTCGACGATCTCGCGCAATCGCTTGTCGGCGGCGGCGCGGGGGGCGGCGAGTCGGCCGGCGGGATCTCGGGGCTCCTGCAGCCGTTCGTCGACATGCTCGCGCCGACGCTCCAGCCCATCTTCGAGGCGAGCGCGCGGCGGGTGACGGTCAAGCTGACCTGGCAGCAGGGGTCTCGGGAGCACTCGTTCGAGCTCGTGCAGTGGGTCACGATCCCCCAGATGGGCCAGCCCGACGCGGGCACGGGCGAGGGAGGAGGTGGACCGTGA